A region from the Medicago truncatula cultivar Jemalong A17 chromosome 6, MtrunA17r5.0-ANR, whole genome shotgun sequence genome encodes:
- the LOC112418125 gene encoding uncharacterized protein YFR016C-like, which yields MARTKTTSKLSEKYSQPPPSNTAADQSSDQRVNETPLRTILQDEIIPAPKTQKSSKPGSSKSIRPRTNPTRRSTRMKKPLKKPKVCHVNLVSDEEKKDSSVDEDSDEETEEDPEVEEEEDSEKTLSELIKSMRASSKKGKKVATPSPSKESSSSQKKSDENGETEESSPNEEKRVSSKKSGNGKEMAKAAEKIYQRRKKIETEAFSMSEEEDESEEEKGSSKKHGKGKDIAALRASRAEKIALRPMSRTKYFNLESLETKAWNMKEFTEPQGWTNFITLQEHTYENLVREFYTNLSVQEKKNGNEKFLISSVKGVKIKMTQEFVSEAFKIPNEAIKQTSVGLPYGMHLTSIFQKAKVPLEGEKRKLDFMTFSSKTLGQLHITSSNMPAPKTSGPSGSGKRISDQNVQKALAKEIIKEGSSQFKTLIGEDDAQKVDEASLQRETEKITQVTEVHKDNQAEENEEIPQDAVPNSVDQDQRVEENIEFDIQNVDEETQEVAEILASNMNIEEETQDVVFSTGFDLNIEDININFNSEVFQDGQETTQQTQEGQNVEISAVQDVQNVETSAAQNVAVSEAQNDEDVHAMADQDNQELDDQHASNELPLDGQLSADPMPLASEFLPSEEVQLMAQNGQNFNPSSSTMGSVAGATNLLVSDLPTPPFIPSSTPPPPQMRTTTTSKLPNMAALFDSLNTFVSANKEQAEASGPAESAKPSRAEKIASRALRVSTKTHKIACVLADWTVKVQAPGLAIPPPVFNDPSIFEAEPSSDSGDSTP from the exons atggCTAGAACCAAAACCACCTCAAAACTTTCTGAAAAATACTCTCAACCACCACCATCCAACACCGCTGCTGATCAATCCTCTGATCAACGAGTGAATGAAACTCCTTTACGCACCATTCTTCAGGATGAAATCATTCCTGCACCCAAAACTCAAAAATCCTCAAAACCTGGATCTTCTAAATCAATTAGACCTAGAACCAACCCTACCAGACGATCAACAAGAATGAAGAAACCTTTGAAGAAACCAAAGGTATGCCACGTGAATCTAGTATctgatgaagagaagaaagattcAAGTGTTGATgaagattctgatgaagaaacAGAGGAAGACCCAGAGGTAGAGGAGGAAGAAGACTCTGAGAAAACTCTCTCTGAATTGATAAAATCAATGAGAGCATCttcaaagaaaggaaagaaggTTGCTACTCCCTCTCCTTCCAAAGAAAGTTCATCATCTCAGAAAAAGAGTGATGAAAATGGTGAAACTGAAGAAAGCTCTCCAAATGAAGAAAAGAGAGTTTCTTCAAAGAAAAGTGGAAATGGAAAGGAAATGGCCAAAGCTGCAGAAAAGATTTATCAAAGGAGAAAGAAGATTGAGACTGAAGCCTTCTCTATGTCTGAAGAGGAAGATGAATCTGAAGAGGAAAAAGGTTCATCCAAGAAGCATGGAAAAGGTAAAGACATTGCTGCCTTAAGAGCATCTAGAGCTGAGAAAATTGCTCTCAGACCTATGAGCAGAACCAAGTATTTCAACCTTGAAAGTTTGGAAACCAAGGCATGGAATATGAAGGAGTTCACTGAACCTCAAGGATGGACCAACTTCATAACCCTTCAAGAACACACCTATGAAAATTTGGTCAGAGAGTTCTACACCAACCTATCAGTTCAGGagaagaagaatggaaatgagAAGTTTCTCATCTCATCAGTCAAAGGTGTAAAGATCAAGATGACTCAGGAATTTGTCTCTGAAGCATTCAAAATTCCTAATGAAG CCATAAAACAAACATCTGTTGGACTACCCTATGGAATGCATCTAACTTCCATTTTTCAAAAGGCAAAAGTGCCCCTTGAAGGAGAGAAACGAAAGCTAGATTTTATGACcttttcttccaagaccttaggTCAACTCCACATTACTTCATCCAATATGCCAGCCCCCAAAACCTCTGGACCCTCTGGATCTGGTAAGAGAATttctgatcagaatgttcagaaagct CTTGCAAAGGAAATTATTAAAGAAGGAAGCTCTCAGTTCAAAACCTTGATTGGGGAAGATGATGCTCAGAAGGTTGATGAGGCATCTCTTCAGAGAGAAACTGAGAAGATTACGCAAGTCACTGAGGTTCACAAAGATAATCAAGCTGAGGAAAATGAAGAAATCCCTCAAGATGCTGTTCCCAACTCTGTTGATCAAGATCaaagagttgaagaaaatattgagtTTGATATTCAGAATGTTGATGAAGAAACTCAGGAAGTGGCTGAGATCTTAGCCTCAAATATGAACATTGAAGAAGAAACTCAAGACGTGGTGTTCTCAACTGGATTTGATCTCAATATTGAAGATATCAACATTAACTTCAACAGTGAAGTGTTTCAAGATGGACAAGAAACTACTCAGCAAACTCAAGAAGGTCAGAATGTTGAAATCTCTGCTGTTCAAGATGTTCAGAATGTTGAAACCTCTGCTGCTCAGAATGTTGCTGTGTCTGAAGCCcagaatgatgaagatgttcatgcCATGGCTGATCAAGACAACCAAGAGCTTGACGATCAGCATGCCTCAAATGAACTCCCTCTAGATGGCCAGCTGTCAGCTGATCCCATGCCTTTGGCTTCAGAATTTCTGCCCTCTGAGGAGGTACAGCTCATGGCCCAAAATGGTCAGAATTTTAATCCATCATCCTCCACCATGGGTTCTGTTGCAGGTGCTACCAACCTCTTGGTCTCTGATCTCCCTACTCCACCTTTCATTCCTTCATccactccaccaccaccacaaatgAGAACCACCACAACAAGCAAACTTCCAAACATGGCTGCCTTATTTGACTCTCTCAATACCTTTGTGTCTGCAAACAAAGAGCAAGCTGAAGCCTCTGGTCCTGCTGAATCTGCTAAGCCCTCAAGAGCAGAGAAGATAGCCTCAAGGGCACTTAGGGTCTCCACCAAGACCCACAAAATTGCTTGTGTGTTAGCTGATTGGACTGTCAAAGTTCAGGCTCCTGGTTTGGCTATTCCACCTCCAGTTTTTAATGACCCTTCCATCTTTGAAGCAGAACCATCTTCTGATTCTGGAGATTCCACTCCATGA